From Penicillium psychrofluorescens genome assembly, chromosome: 1, one genomic window encodes:
- a CDS encoding uncharacterized protein (ID:PFLUO_000680-T1.cds;~source:funannotate) produces MSFFFDLDLSKNYSLYTVPLAWWLAHGSHVCAALMAGGLFNGLYDNLNPRTFCDIVRSTQTIDSALKGRILRAEAAAANGFETLGFYAASIVAANYAGLEARTLNLLSFTYIASRVVYVGVYIWVQHSYRTSLLRSGAFCVGIWTASALYVKAGMKLLEA; encoded by the exons ATGAGTTTTTTCTTCGACCTAGATCTTTCTAAGAACTACTCCCTATACACG GTACCCTTAGCCTGGTGGCTCGCCCATGGCTCGCACGTGTGCGCCGCCCTCATGGCCGGCGGCCTCTTCAACGGACTATACGATAACCTCAACCCGCGCACCTTCTGCGACATAGTGCGCTCCACCCAGACCATCGACTCAGCT CTCAAGGGCCGCATCCTCCGTGCCGAGGCCGCAGCGGCCAACGGCTTTGAGACGCTAGGCTTCTACGCGGCGAGCATCGTGGCGGCCAACTACGCGGGCCTCGAGGCGCGCACGCTGAACCTACTGTCATTTACGTATATTGCCAGCCGCGTCGTCTATGTTGGCGTCTATATCTGGGTGCAGCATAGCTACCGCACGTCGCTGTTGCGCTCTGGTGCGTTTTGCGTGGGCATCTGGACGGCCTCAGCGCTGTATGTCAAGGCTGGGATGAAGCTTCTCGAGGCTTAG
- a CDS encoding uncharacterized protein (ID:PFLUO_000681-T1.cds;~source:funannotate) translates to MNSSRQELESNMTAQSPTGKESKDATLDSFKAKFEEDDPDNPKNFSAVKKVWIVFQMSLLAMVGALGSSIISPGESEIAEYTNVSKEVTALTVALFVLGWAFGPMIWAPISEVYGRRIGMLPAIFVLGLFSIGTATSKNAESIFLTRFFGGIFASAPISNVPAALGDLFTPETRGNAMTFVALCISGGPTIGPIIGSAFSVNPSLGWRWTEYFESILAFFLFVLCAFCLPETYAPSLLKGKARTLRKTTGDQRYWHPHEKVKIDIHNAFTKHLLRPLRLLITEPMVTYLALYASFTYSLIYLILEVFPIVFQEHRHWGLIVSTLPFLAILIGIQCAVFINFANQPRYKRAVKANVGKAVPEARLPPIIVGGTLLSAGLFWFGWTAAPTYHWALPVAAAGFIGAGFNVVFQQCLNYLVDTYGVYAASAVSANTILRSILACAMPLAARPMFENLGVGPASSLLGGISCLALPVPFLFMKYGPALRKKSRFVAGEA, encoded by the exons ATGAACTCTTCACGTCAAGAGCTCGAATCCAATATGACAGCCCAATCCCCGACGGGCAAAGAATCAAAGGATGCGACTCTAGATTCATTCAAGGCCAAattcgaagaagatgacccTGATAACCCCAAAAACTTTAGCGCAGTCAAAAAAGTCTGGATTGTTTTCCAGATGAGCCTGCTTGCCATGGTCGGCGCTCTGGGCTCATCGATTATCTCTCCAGGCGAGTCGGAGATTGCCGAATACACGAATGTGAGCAAAGAGGTCACGGCTCTCACGGTGGCCTTATTTGTCTTAG GCTGGGCGTTTGGCCCGATGATATGGGCCCCGATCAGCGAGGTCTATGGCCGGCGCATAGGAATGCTACCCGCGATATTCGTTCTTGGCCTCTTCAGCATTGGCACTGCAACAAGCAAAAATGCCGAGAGTATTTTTCTCACGCGTTTTTTTGGAGGCATCTTTGCTTCGGCGCCAATCAGCAACGTGCCCGCCGCCCTGGGTGATCTCTTTACCCCGGAGACTCGGGGAAATGCCATGACCTTTGTGGCTTTGTGTATCTCGGGTGGTCCGACAATTGGGCCCATCATTGGTTCTGCCTTTTCGGTAAATCCTAGTCTGGGGTGGCGCT GGACAGAATACTTTGAGAGCATTCTCgcattctttctcttcgtGCTTTGTGCCTTCTGTTTGCCAGAGACGTATGCCCCTTCTCTGTTGAAGGGCAAGGCACGAACACTTCGCAAGACAACGGGCGATCAGCGATACTGGCATCCGCACGAGAAGGTGAAAATTGACATTCACAATGCTTTCACTAagcatcttcttcgtccattGCG ACTGTTGATTACTGAGCCCATGGTCACCTATTTGGCCCTCTATGCTTCCTTTACCTACAGCCTTATCTACCTGATACTCGAAGTATTCCCAATTGTCTTCCAAGAACACCGACACTGGGGCTTGATAGTTTCGACGCTTCCATTTCTGGCGATCTTAATTGGGATTCAATGCGCTGTGTTCATCAACTTTGCCAATCAGCCCCGTTACAAACGAGCCGTAAAAGCGAATGTTGGCAAAGCTGTGCCTGAAGCACGTCTTCCACCAATCATCGTTGGGGGGACTTTGTTATCAGCAGGTCTCTTCTGGTTTGGATGGACTGCGGCTCCAACATATCACTGGGCGTTGCCTGTTGCTGCAGCAG GTTTCATCGGCGCTGGCTTTAACGTTGTGTTTCAACAATGCCTTAACTACCTGGTCGATACTTATGGCGTCTATGCCGCCAGTGCGGTATCTGCGAACACGATTTTGCGCTCGATTCTTGCGTGCGCAATGCCTCTTGCTGCCCGGCCCATGTTTGAGAATCTGGGCGTTGGGCCCGCATCCAGTCTGCTTGGCGGCATTTCCTGCTTAGCATTGCCAGTGCCATTTCTGTTCATGAAATACGGCCCTGCATTAAGGAAAAAGTCACGGTTCGTGGCGGGCGAGGCGTAG
- a CDS encoding uncharacterized protein (ID:PFLUO_000682-T1.cds;~source:funannotate): protein MNPLSPEEMERFQKLSNEFEPDVQGPLVSTKQSSHAIAVEYANADPTLATKTGTLAVTHPMTRIMKGDGNCGWRAVAFGYFEMLFALRDPSRVQRELARIKSLNTLMDQVGQEEHLYEIFVDATEDIFAQISAAIQNGTPDESFLVDAFNEEYSSNSVITHFRLLTSAWMKLNPHRYQAFLPLPLDQYCATQVETVRTEIDEVGLQALVDCVIEGAGLGVEILYLDRSEGEAVTPHQLSPNRPNIATIRLLYRPGHYDLLYRAEPTVNMAPVVNYQYAMTSNYSPWEQGALSFDVNPHLMSIPNLMADPSYGMAPSPIMSPVSPTPAQQSTSPFRVSSPQDMFHSPVPSHAPVPSTIPISSPPPPMTSLPSRSSDGPQIRLNPLVMKPNLSRSLPITTPFKK, encoded by the exons ATGAATCCCCTCTcgccggaggagatggagcgcTTCCAGAAGTTGTCCAATGAGTTTGAGCCGGATGTCCAG GGACCCCTGGTATCAACCAAGCAGTCCAGCCATGCTATTGCTGTGGAATATGCCAATGCAGACCCCACACTGGCAACAAAGACAGGT ACCCTTGCGGTGACGCACCCGATGACTCGGATCATGAAGGGAGATGGCAACTGCGGCTGGAGAG CGGTTGCGTTTGGCTATTTTGAAATGCTCTTCGCTCTGCGTGATCCATCGCGCGTACAACGTGAGCTAGCCCGGATCAAGTCGCTCAACACTCTCATGGACCAGGTCGGGCAGGAGGAACACCTTTATGAGATCTTTgtcgatgccaccgaggatATTTTCGCCCAGATCTCTGCCGCCATCCAAAACGGCACCCCGGATGAGTCTTTCCTTGTTGATGCGTTTAACGAAGAGTACAGCTCGAACTCTGTGATCACACACTTCCGA CTCTTGACCAGCGCTTGGATGAAACTCAATCCGCATCGGTATCAGGCTTTCCTGCCTCTACCGCTGGATCAGTACTGCGCAACCCAGGTCGAGACAGTGCGGACGGAGATTGACGAAGTCGGATTGCAAGCCCTGGTGGATTGTGTTATTGAAGGAGCGGGACTCGGAGTCGAGATCCTCTATCTGGATCGGAGTGAGGGTGAGGCTGTAACGCCACACCAGCTATCGCCCAACAGGCCCAACATAGCGACGATTCGTTTGCTATATCGACC AGGCCACTATGACCTCCTCTACCGAGCCGAACCTACTGTGAATATGGCACCCGTGGTCAACTACCAATACGCAATGACTTCTAACTACTCCCCCTGGGAACAAGGGGCTCTCTCCTTTGACGTCAACCCCCACTTGATGTCCATCCCCAATCTAATGGCGGACCCGTCCTACGGGATGGCCCCGTCGCCCATCATGTCCCCGGTGTCTCCAACACCCGCACAACAATCAACCAGCCCCTTCCGAGTCTCTTCTCCGCAGGACATGTTTCACTCCCCGGTGCCCAGCCATGCTCCCGTTCCATCAACCATCCCGATCTCctcgcctccgccaccgaTGACCTCCCTGCCGAGTCGGTCGTCGGACGGACCGCAGATTCGCTTGAATCCGTTGGTCATGAAGCCCAATCTGAGCCGTTCGTTGCCCATTACTACGCCTTTTAAAAAGTGA
- a CDS encoding uncharacterized protein (ID:PFLUO_000683-T1.cds;~source:funannotate) — MSDDDDFMQDSDEEYDFEYEDADEDESGDIGIENKYYNAKQMKVDNPDEAVDEFLGIPPLEQDKSEWGFKGIKQAIKLEFKLGRYGDAVEHYRELLTYVKSAVTRNYSEKSINNMLDYIEKGSDDAEAFQCMEQFYSLTLDSFQNTNNERLWLKTNIKLSRLWLERKEYSQLSKKVRELHRACQREDGSDDLSKGTYLLELYALEIQMYAETKNNKRLKALYQRALRVRSAVPHPKIMGIIRECGGKMHMSEENWEEAQSDFFESFRNYDEAGSMQRIQVLKYLVLTTMLMKSDINPFDSQETKPYKNDPRISAMTDLVDAFQRDDIHAYEAVLSKHPDVLADPFIAENIDEVSRNMRTKAVLKLIAPYTRFSLQFISKHIKISVPEVLDILSFLILDKKLNAKIDQEKGTVVVESASDVERLRALEEWSSSLRGLWQTTLDGEGFRADEGSHGAMFQAGLGDESPRTLNPRARREYRGKTGKMAGMI, encoded by the exons atgtctgACGACGATGATTTCATGCAAGACTCCGATGAAGA ATATGACTTTGAGTATGAGGAcgctgatgaggatgagtCGGGGGATATTGGCATCGAGAATAAATACTACAACGCCAAGCAGATGAAGGTGGATAACCCGGACGAGGCAGTCGACGAATTCCTCGGCATCCCGCCCTTGGAACAGGACAAGAGCGAATG GGGGTTTAAAGGGATAAAGCAAGCGATCAAGCTGGAATTCAAGCTTGGGCGATATGGCGAT GCTGTCGAACACTACCGCGAGCTCCTCACATATGTCAAATCGGCCGTCACGCGCAACTATTCCGAAAAATCCATCAACAATATGCTCGACTACATCGAGAAAGGGTCCGACGATGCAGAGGCATTTCAGTGCATGGAGCAATTCTACTCCCTCACCCTCGACTCGTTCCAGAACACAAACAACGAGCGGCTATGGCTGAAGACCAATATCAAACTATCTCGCCTGTGGCTAGAGCGCAAGGAATACAGCCAGCTGAGCAAGAAAGTGCGCGAGTTGCACCGGGCGTGCCAGCGTGAGGACGGGTCGGACGATCTCAGCAAAGGCACCTATCTCCTGGAGCTCTACGCGCTGGAAATTCAGATGTACGCCGAGACCAAAAATAACAAGCGACTCAAGGCATTGTACCAGCGAGCGTTGCGGGTGCGGTCGGCGGTGCCACATCCCAAGATTATGGGCATCATCCGGGAGTGCGGGGGGAAGATGCATATGAGCGAAGAGAACTGGGAGGAGGCCCAGAGTGACTTTTTCGAGTCCTTCCGAAACTACGACGAGGCCGGGTCCATGCAGCGCATCCAGGTCCTCAAATATCTGGTGTTGACGACCATGCTCATGAAGTCGGATATCAATCCCTTCGACTCGCAAGAGACCAAGCCCTACAAGAACGACCCGcgcatctcggccatgaccGATCTGGTGGACGCCTTCCAGCGGGATGATATCCACGCCTACGAGGCGGTGCTGAGCAAGCACCCGGACGTACTGGCCGACCCCTTTATTGCCGAGAACATTGACGAGGTCAGCCGCAACATGCGTACGAAAGCCGTGCTCAAACTGATCGCGCCCTACACCCGCTTCTCGCTGCAATTTATCTCCAAACACATCAAGATCTCCGTCCCGGAAGTGTTGGACATTCTCAGCTTCTTGATTCTCGACAAGAAACTCAATGCCAAGATCGACCAGGAGAAGGGCACCGTCGTGGTCGAGAGTGCCAGCGACGTGGAGCGGCTCCGCGCGCTGGAGGAGTGGTCGTCCTCGCTGCGCGGGCTGTGGCAAACGACCCTCGATGGCGAGGGATTCCGGGCCGACGAAGGGTCTCATGGGGCCATGTTTCAGGCCGGCCTGGGAGACGAGTCTCCGCGAACACTCAACCCCCGGGCACGCAGGGAATACAGAGGCAAGACCGGGAAGATGGCCGGGATGATATGA
- a CDS encoding uncharacterized protein (ID:PFLUO_000684-T1.cds;~source:funannotate) — MELCGRQKVVQRKMVLLGDGACGKTSALNVFTRGFFPTVYEPTVFENYVHDIFVDNVHMELSLWDTAGQEEFDRLRALSYEDTHVLMLCFSVDSSDSFENVGSKWIAEINENCPGVRVVLTALKCDLRKDEEMNDNPDAITFDQGLAKAKEIGAVKYLECSAVQNRGIRESFYEAAKVALEVKATGGSGSSGGCIIL; from the exons ATGGAGCTGTGCGGCCGCCAAAAGGTCGTCCAGCGCAAGATGGTGCTACT AGGCGACGGTGCCTGTGGCAAGACTTCCGCGTTGAACGTGTTCACAAGAGG ATTTTTCCCTACGGTCTA TGAGCCTACGGTGTTTG AGAATTACGTTCACG ATATCTTCGTCGATAATGTACATATGGAGCTCTCGCTCTGGGATACCGCCGGCCAGGAGGAATTCGACCGGTTGCGCGCGCTGTCTTACGAGGACACGCACGTGCTGATGCTCTGTTTTAGT GTCGACAGCAGCGACTCGTTCGAGAACGTCGGGTCGAAATGGATTGCGGAGATCAACGAGAACTGTCCCGGGGTGCGCGTGGTGCTCACGGCGCTCAAGTGCGATTTGCGCAAGGACGAGGAAATGAACGATAACCCCGACGCGATTACATTTGACCAGGGActggccaaggcgaaggagattGGTGCTGTCAAGTACCTGG AATGCTCCGCTGTCCAGAACCGCGGTATCAGAGAGAGTTTTTACGAAGCGGCCAAGGTTGCTCTCGAGGTTAAGGCCACCGGAGGCTCAGGGTCCAGCGGAGGGTGCATCATTCTTTGA
- a CDS encoding uncharacterized protein (ID:PFLUO_000685-T1.cds;~source:funannotate) → MRLAHLHLPNISSFTRVSDLQKTLTTRLLTHKKLSSPGSISSQEHAHPPASPPPPDPTVITFTPNPVYTTGRRDLPPSNTTPSSAAIPKTATSKKLSLPPSLEPIRSLLTPPTSANKNNSNSHDHVHDSPRAEYHPTLRGGQTTYHGPGQMVAYTILDLKRLGLTPRCHIRVLENSVIDLLAGYGVKGFVTEDPGVWVHDSASAGDQDQEPAKKITAVGVHLRRNISSFGVGLNVTNEPMWFFRQIVACGLEGREVTSLAGLGVNGVGVDEVASAFVRCFVDRVNRDFACTSSGGGLGEKIEEVYPVTEEDLLDS, encoded by the coding sequence ATGCGCCtcgcccacctccacctcccaAACATCTCATCCTTCACCCGCGTCTCCGACCTCCAAAAAACCCTAACCACCCGCCTGCTCACACACAAGAAGCTCTCCTCGCCCGGGTCCATCTCCTCGCAAGAACACGCCCACCCACCggcatcaccaccacccccagatCCAACAGTCATAACCTTCACCCCGAACCCGGTCTATACAACTGGTCGCCGTGACCTGCCCCCGTCCAACACAAccccttcctccgccgccatcccaAAGACAGCAACAAGCAAAAagctctccctccctccatccctcGAACCAATCCGCTCCCTCCTCACCCCTCCAACTTCAGCAAATAAgaacaacagcaacagccatGACCATGTCCATGACTCCCCAAGAGCAGAGTACCACCCCACCCTCCGCGGCGGCCAAACAACCTACCACGGACCAGGCCAGATGGTTGCATACACGATCCTCGATCTGAAACGCCTGGGTCTCACGCCGCGGTGCCATATCCGCGTGCTGGAGAATAGCGTCATTGACCTGCTAGCGGGGTACGGGGTGAAGGGGTTTGTCACGGAAGATCCTGGGGTATGGGTGCATGATTCCGCGTCAGCTGGAGATCAAGACCAGGagccggcgaagaagattaCGGCGGTGGGGGTACATCTCCGACGGAATATCAGTAGCTTTGGCGTTGGGTTGAATGTTACCAATGAGCCGATGTGGTTCTTTAGGCAGATTGTTGCGTGTGGGCTGGAGGGGCGCGAGGTGACGAGTTTGGCCGGCTTGGGGGTCAATggtgttggggttgatgaGGTTGCGAGTGCGTTTGTAAGGTGTTTTGTCGATCGGGTGAATCGTGATTTTGCATGTACGTctagtggtggtgggttgggggagaagattgaggaggTATATCCGGTTACGGAGGAGGATTTGCTTGATTCTTGA
- a CDS encoding uncharacterized protein (ID:PFLUO_000686-T1.cds;~source:funannotate): MSYTYLPSTPFDPHPTIIMTTNPASRKTNHLLSNPRVSLLVHDWVSHRPPTRAPNPSASAPGGRDGSPPPAASRSSLASLLLNLNTSALSSISTTITGEAQFLEVGSAEEAWCKERHLENNTFEEEEITLFGQQQQQQQGQDPSLRRPSMSIDSDVRVVTVRVREGRIADWKGGVRDWVLLPAEERPGTAGLVNGVPSP; the protein is encoded by the coding sequence ATGTCCTACACCTACCTACCCTCAACCCCGTTCGATCCACACCCCACCATAATCATGACCACGAACCCCGCCTCCCGCAAGACCAACCACCTCCTCTCCAATCCGCGCGTTTCTCTGCTCGTGCACGATTGGGTCTCGCACCGCCCGCCAACCCGAGCCCCCAATCCCAGTGCTAGTGCCCCCGGCGGCCGCGACGGGTCCCCTCCTCCGGCCGCCTCCCGCTCCTCGCTGGCGAGTCTCCTGCTCAACTTGAATACCAGTGCGCTGTCTagcatctccaccaccatcacggGCGAGGCCCAGTTCCTGGAGGTGGGGTCTGCGGAGGAGGCGTGGTGCAAGGAGCGCCATCTGGAGAATAATACctttgaagaagaagagattaCTCTCTttggtcagcagcagcagcaacagcaggGACAGGATCCGAGTCTGCGCCGCCCGAGTATGTCCATTGATTCTGATGTAAGGGTTGTTACGGTTAGAGTGCGTGAGGGCCGCATTGCGGATTGGAAGGGTGGTGTCCGGGACTGGGTGCTGCTTCCGGCAGAGGAACGGCCTGGTACTGCTGGGCTGGTGAATGGTGTCCCTTCCCCGTAG
- a CDS encoding uncharacterized protein (ID:PFLUO_000687-T1.cds;~source:funannotate) — protein MLAPRVVRSATSLVRPFTSSAVAYRAPSIRDLTADSAEAFAQRQKEFRENLDEARKRKEQQESQSVSSVTSSSSPAQDQSREYTPTAPRVSNASGVDRVRPAFDAADTLDRKAIGSLSLHRSIGDEHTAEQANKRGALSSLIYGTKEGQHFDQDIERSFSQVLARGKYVHSIVFHEVKPDKVDEYVKLVGEWYPRMAGLEENRVHLVGSWRTQVGDNDTFVHIWEYQRYEGYHASLHNISEQPEFPEFDRKLKSLIKSKKTSLMQEFSFWPTTPPRRLGGLFELRSYTLHPGNLLEWESHWRRGLTARREVMEGVGAWFVQIGDLNTVHHLWQFANLEERRLRREQSWGVEGWAETVHKTVPLIQEMKSRILVPMPWSPVA, from the exons ATGCTGGCTCCGCGTGTCGTCCGCTCAGCGACCTCGCTGGTGCGACCCTTCACCTCGTCAGCGGTGGCCTACCGCGCCCCTTCCATCAGAGACCTCACCGCCGACTCGGCCGAGGCGTTTGCCCAACGGCAGAAGGAATTTCGCGAGAACCTCGACGAGGCTCGCAAGAGAAAGGAACAGCAAGAGAGTCAGTCTGTCTCTTCGgtcacttcttcttcttcccctgCCCAGGACCAGTCCCGTGAGTACACTCCCACTGCTCCGCGAGTGAGCAATGCGAGTGGCGTTGACCGTGTCCGCCCTGCTTTCGATGCCGCCGATACTCTTGATCGTAAAGCAATCGGCTCACTCTCGCTCCACCGCTCTATAGGGGACGAACACACTGCGGAACAGGCAAACAAGCGTGGTGCCTTGTCCTCGCTCATCTACGGGACCAAGGAAGGCCAGCACTTTGACCAGGACATCGAgcgctccttctcccagGTGCTGGCTCGCGGCAAGTATGTCCACTCGATCGTCTTCCACGAGGTCAAGCCCGACAAGGTCGATGAATACGTGAAACTGGTCGGCGAGTGGTACCCTCGCATGGCCGGCCTGGAGGAGAACCGCGTCCACCTGGTGGGCAGCTGGCGCACGCAAGTCGGCGACAACGACACCTTTG tGCACATCTGGGAGTACCAGCGCTACGAAGGCTACCACGCGTCCCTGCACAACATCTCGGAGCAACCAGAGTTCCCCGAATTCGACCGAAAGCTCAAGTCCTTGatcaagagcaagaagacaTCCCTGATGCAGGAGTTTTCGTTCTGGCCGACCACGCCGCCCCGCCGTCTGGGTGGGCTGTTCGAGTTGCGGTCGTACACGCTGCACCCGGGCAACCTGCTGGAGTGGGAGTCGCACTGGCGCCGCGGACTGACGGCGCGGCGGGAGGTGATGGAAGGTGTGGGCGCGTGGTTTGTGCAGATCGGCGACCTGAACACGGTGCACCACCTGTGGCAGTTTGCGAACCTGGAGGAGCGCAGGCTGCGGCGGGAGCAGTCGTGGGGAGTC